Part of the Perognathus longimembris pacificus isolate PPM17 chromosome 1, ASM2315922v1, whole genome shotgun sequence genome, TTACTGAGAAGAGACTGCTCATTTGAAAGCTAGGATGAAGGAATtacacagaggaaggaaagaggggctgGAAAGAATCATGGAGGTGCCACTCCTGGGGACAGGTACCAGGTTACTGACAAAAAGACCACAAGGGTACTTAAAACTGTCCATCGAGCTATGTTTTGAGATTTTTAGGCCATGTCAGGTCAACCCCAGCTCAAGGCAAAGTAAAACTAACTCAAGTCAGGTGACAGCTGATTCACAATTGGATAGAAGACAAGGAAGTAGTAACCGGTGACCTTTTGGCTCTGGTCTAGGGACTACACCTCCCAGAGTGcattattcctctctctctctctctctctctctctctctctctctctctctctctctctctctctctctctctctctctctctctcctttctctctctgctctctttctttctcctctcttcctgtctcatTCGCTCTCTCTCccacttctctcttcctccccccttcttcctctctctctctccttccctccctctctctttctttccctcttactccccaaaatagaaagaaagtctAGTGCCACAGCTAACTGATAGGCGCAGTTTTCCTTTAAGGCTGCCTTTGACGTTGCATGGGTTCCAGAAGGTTCTCCCTGGATTCAAGGGGTTGGCCAGTACGCCCCACCTTCTCAAGCCGGAGATTGGACTAATATAGTTGCCCTGGTCCCACAGATGAACCAATAAAATCAAAGGGCGCGTGGTGTGGCCACCCTCTGCCCGTCTCACCAATTATACCGGGAGATGGCGAAGAGGTGTGGCTGATTGATCCCAAAGGGCACCAATCACACCCACACCAATCACTGCCCGGAATGTGAGCCGTGTGGCCGGGTGACAGGGGCGGAGAAGGGGCGGCTACTGCCGAGCCGCTCGTTGAAAGATGCCCAATCACAGTAGAGGCTGTGCTGAGTGACAGGCAGACAGCGCAATGGGCGGCGCGGAGGCGGAGCCACGGGGCGGGCTCCCGGTCCCGCTGTCTGCGGCCGGCGGGCAGGCGACTCCTGTCCCGAGTGGAGGcggcggagccggagccgggggagggggcagcggcTATCCGACGGACCGCGGCGACGCCCGCAGCTCCTCTCCGGTGAGGGCGCCTAGCCAGAACTCAAGGGTCTCGGGAGCGGGGCATCGAGAAGCCAGGGGTCTTGTCGGGGGTTGGGACACCGTGGGCCCCGTTGCCTTTTCTGGTGCCGGGGTTCGGGGACTGAGGGTCTCGGGGCGGGCAGATGCTGGGTGTCTGCGGCCGGGGCTGGGCTGTTCCGGTAAGCCAGCGTGTGAGCCGGGTCGGGTCGAGTCGGGTCGGGTCGGGTCGGTTTGGGTTGGGTCTGGTGTAGGCGTTTCTGAGCAGGTCGGCCCGCCAGCTCCGGTGACATCACCgacccctcccccgcccaaacccccttccctcctcgctACTGCCCGCCGCGCCTTTTGTCCCGGCCCGGCTGGGTCTGCTCCGCCCCGCCGCACCCCGCCCCTCTGCGGGGGAGGAGACTCCCTGTCAGTGACTTCATTGAGTAGCTTCTCGCGGATTGGGCTTGGGTCCTCCCCGGAGATTGGCAGGAGGAGCTCGGAGGCCTTCACAATCCCCCCAGTCACAGGTACACACACTGCCACTTACAAGCACACTGCCAGACTCCCTGTCACCTTGCCATACAGCCACTCACTGTCAGCCAGGCACGGCCGTGCCTGAGAGCAGGTGGCCGCTggaccctctctctcccttcactctcCGCACCTGGGGATCAGGTCCGGCTCCTGAACTCCTGCAGCACCAGACAGGCCTTGCTGGGGCAAGGGCCTCTGAGAATCTGAGGAGGTGGCTTCCAGAACTGCAGCGTCCCAAGCAGGCTCCGGTGGAGCGATCAGAGGTGAGGGGCTTGGCTGGGCATGTTTAAGCGCACAGTGCTCTCctgcccacccccagcagcaccccCACTACAGGCTCGAGGAGCTTTCCGGAGCTTCCCACACTTCTGGGGAGAAGACTTCTTAGCCAGCTTGATGTTTAAAATTCAGCTGGAGCCCTTAAAACTTCGAGCGTGGACGCTGAATGGGTTTGTAAAGTTTCGGTAAGTCCCTCCTGAGAAGGGCACTCATACCCATCCCAAGTCAATTTCTCCACCTCAGCTATGTCCTCCATTGTCTACTTGCTTCCTCCATCCCATCTTCATTTCATCAATTACATGCAAGCTCCACCCATGTATTTCAATGAATTGTACCGTTTATCATTCATCATTTCtcaaccctcctccccccccccccaaacatctCCAGTGTTTCAAATCTCTACAGTGCTCCCGCTCGAATAACTGGTTTTCCACCTCGGCCATTTACACCTGTCATCTCTCATCCCCTTCTATCAGCACCTCATTTTCTATATCAAGCATCTCCCCTGCCTGTTCTTCTGACAGTTCCTCTTGCTGTGTTGCCCCATTTTCCACTCCTGTCTTTATATTCTCATCCTCCTTCATTCTTCATCAAAGGCAGGGCCATGCCATGGGGATCCTTTGTCATTCCACCACGTggcttggagggagggagggagggttgaaaaggaaaaggaggaaagggaggcaggTCTGAAAGAGTTTGCCCTGTGTCTGTGGAGGCAAGAGAATTATGAGTTTATAATAGCTAGCAGGTGGGTGCAGGGAGGAAGCTCGCTGGGTAAAGAGGTAATGCAGGGACAGCAAAAGGAGGATGGGTAGACTGGCGAGCTGCTCCACTTGTCCTCGCCCTAGAAGCTGCTAGGGTTCACCGGGCACCCTGTTGGCATGCTAGAGTTCCTACCCAGTCCTCTGTGGGGGCAGAGATAGCCAGCCACCCTAGCTCCCTCTCAGACAGCTTTTACTGCTGCTTCCGAAAATGGCTGCTCTCCCCCAAAtgctctttcttctttgcttccccCAACTCCAGTCTCCCCCACAGGCATGACATACTGGTGTGGGGAGATGGGGGAGTACCCGCCTTTATGGTACATTCTCTTTGTCATTGAGGTGACTCCCAGTACCATGAGTCAACCTAGTCACCTGCAGCAGGCCTTGTGGGAGCAGGAGGTAGGGTCATTGTCTCTGCCTACCTAGGGCCTCACAGGCATCCCTTTAATAATCATAGCCCTCACCCCTGCCAGAATACTCTGTACACACAACTGCTGTGCAGCAGTCACAGACAGAAAAGCAGGCTCAGCTGTGGCTGCCAGCCCGGACATTGCTAGAAAGATTCTGGTTCTCCCAGCTTTGGAATAGATTTGCTAAACCTCAGAAGggctaaaaaaaaatggcttctggcCATTCCCGGAAATAGGCAACGTCCCCTTTCCTTCACATCCTGTACAATGCATTGATGAGATTAGAGTGGAAGAATCTTTTTCATTTAACAGATGTCCAACACCCCCACTTAGAAGAGGTCATAAGGGAGAATGGATCTAGCTTTGGGACAGATCCTAACTCacaggggcaggaaggaagggacttGCAGAGAAGATGTAGGAAATAATAGTGGTTAGTACCCAACTATCTCCTAGCAACTAAAGCTGAATAAGGTCCTAGCTTCCAGATGCTTTTATTCACTACATTGGTGCTTAGGCAGCAAAGACAAATTCATACAATTTTGTGTGTAGACACTGAGAAATGAGTAAGGGCAACTGTTGCCCTGGTTGAGGTAAAGACCAAGTCACCCCCCTGCTAATGAGGGCGTTAAAAACAGCAGTTTCCAAAAACTGTGAGTCACCCTGTGATCTGAGTCACATGTGAGGCTTAGCCTACCCTGGGGGATAGGAGCAGGGAGGCCTGGGGTCTTCAATCTAAAACAGCCATACCCTGACTCAGCCTGGCTGGCTGCTAAGACAGCTGGCTGAAGACCCAGGCCTGTACCCATTGCCCCAGCTGTCCTCAGCCTGGGCACCATGCCTGAGGTGTGGCGTAGGAGACCACGAAGTTCAGGTGACCTCACCCAGCACACTGACCTTCGCCAGCTTCTGTACATGAGTCTGTCAGTCCACAGGGCCACTTCACTGGGAAGGGCTTCTCAAGGGTCCTCAGTCTGGCCAAAGGGCCTGGGCCTCTACCTAGCCCAGAGAGAGAGCCATAGCCTACAGCTTTCTGCTAAGAAATGCCCAGGAACTGAGGAAGGAATCTCCGAATCCTAAGATGTCAGAGCTGGAAATCATCTAGTCCAAacctttcattttacagatgagaagacaGAGATTCACAGAACAGGCATGACCTGCTAAAGGTCACATAGGACATCATTTAGGGAGTACAGGTTCAGCAAGAGTGGGGCTGGGTAGTAGAGAACAAGGGCACCAAGGATTGGCCCTGTGTTTCTTTCAGAAACAAGGAGACCAGCACCGGTCCAGTGGCTGTGATGGGAAAAGATTATTACAAAATTCTTGGGATCCCGTCAGGGGCCAACGAGGATGAGATCAAGAAAGCCTACCGGAAGATGGCCTTGAAGTACCACCCAGACAAGAACAAAGAACCCAATGCTGAAGAGAAGTTTAAGGAGATTGCAGAGGCCTATGATGTGCTGAGTGACCCTAAGAAACGGAGCCTTTATGACCAGTACGGGGAGGAAGGTAAGAGGGCTGCAGTGCAGCTTAATCCCAGACCCCTGTGTGTGTCTGAAGCCCTGAGTAATCCAGTTCCCATAGAAAGAAACCGATGCAAAAGGAGGGGTGAGGGAGGCAAATGTTGGTAGAGGAGACTACTCACTACTTAGCTTACTTCTCTATCTCCCCCTCCTCAAGTTCAGGCCTTAGAAAGATTTGAAGCCAGAGCCAGAAAGaggcttttcccctccctctttctttcccagccTTATTAGTCCTGCCTCTAGTCCCGGCAGCTCCATTGGCTGATGCGAAAGGTTGGTAAGAGGGAGCCTGTGGCTCTCTGAGGACACAACATTTACATTCATCAGCATAAAAATCTGGCCCTTAAACAGCCTGGGAATTAACCACCGGAGCTCTGAGTGGAAATGGTTGTCCTGTTCCTTCCCCCATCCTTGTCCACTGAGGCCAGTAGAACAGAGGTGGAGCTGTACCTCCTAGAGGAAGTGGCAGGGATCCAAGAGTAGAAAGGGAACTGCTGCTGGCATCTTACCCCCGCCCTGGGGCAGCTGGTGGCCACGCACAAGGCAGGCAGCAGGAAAGGCCCAAATAAAGCCTCTAAGAGGGTAGCCCCTCCCAGCACATCCCACGGGCATGATGTAGCTGCTAATTCTGGTCCTGCCCCTCAGGGCCGCCTGCCACCCGCCAGCTACAGGCACCTGTCAGGCTATATTAAGAGACATTGTCATAGCTGAGGACTCTCCTTCCTGGGAGGAACTATGCTTCTTTCCCAGTGACATCCACCTTTCTTTCACATTCCTCTCTTTATCCTTTCTACCTTATCCTCAAAATGAAATAGACTAATGATGTATAATGTACCTGACACAAAgcaggacacacacaaaaaatttgttctttccttcctttcttgcatcGGATTCTATCTTCTTTGATTCTGTCCTCTGTTCGCCCCAGTTCTCACACCTCCCTCTTCTTATTCTTCATGCTGCTAGCTGGCTCCGTTCTTCTCCCACTGAGTCCTAGACTTGCCTACTCCCACACCAGGTGGCTGCTGGAATCCCCAGCATTTTCAGCTAGGAAATGTTTCTGTGATAGAAGAATGGGGAGTGTAGGGGTGGGAAAGAGTTAAGCTATGCAGATACCATGCCTCCATGTGACCTGTCTCAGAAATGCACTCATTCCTCTTCAGCCTCACCTTTGTTTACAAAAGGGGATGCtggcccttttccttttcctctgaaacttctctcctcctttctgatCAACTCACATGAAAGGCAATACTTTAGACTCTTGGCCTGGACACTATTGTGTCTCAGATCCCCATCCCAGGAAGGCCTCTGAGGATGCACCATGGCCTTTGGGGTACCTCTAGAGCCTGGAGGAGAAAGAACAGCCTTGAAAATGTTGCTTATATTTCTATCCACCCTGCCCCCTTCTCAGTATCCAGCCAGAACAATTGTGCACACAGACTGTGCAACTCTGGCTTGGGACAAGTTGTTCCCAGCTTGAAAAGGGGGTGGTGGCAGAACAGGAATCCCCACAGTGAGAATTACTCCCTCATCATCATCAGTtaacctccctctctccctctgagaGTTCTTCCCAGCTTCCTGAACTTGCTTCATAATTAGCTCAGTAAGGACAGAAAACATATGCTAGATCTTGAGAACAGTAAAGAAGCTACTACCACAGTCCTTAAACTAACTGCTACTTGACCTCGCTGATTAAACCCAAATTTTCCCTTTGGTCCCAGGAAATAAGCAGCTAATTTAAACTCAGGCTTCTCTGGCCAATTGAAATTCTAGATAAAATGTCTCAAGGCTGGAAATTATAGTttagtgttagagcacttgccaagtATGTGTGAAGTCCTGGATTTAATGCCCATCcatatcccctccccccaaataacaAAGCCTCACAAAGTAAAGTGCCTTTCCCTAGGTGGGCCCTATCCTGAGtctgtatattctggatagaTTCTCAGTTTTAATCTCTTTGCTACAATGCCTGTGATCCCCATCATCACCACTATCACATTTGTTAAGATACTATCCAGAAACTGAATTCCTTAATAGGACCTGACTCCAGACAGAGCAACTGGGGTTACTACCTTAAGACCATTTATACCTAGAGGTTGCCCAACATTAGGTGTGGGGTACAGGATGTAGTATTATGTAACTCCAGGGAGCTTTATTCCCATTGTAGTATTGTAGTTGATGAATGTACAACTTACAAATGACACTTCCAGGTAGTATAGGAATAAAGTTTTTGCAAACCCTTTCTAGAAAAACAGTTCCTCATCTCCAAGTTAATGAGCTTTCCTGATTTTTTGAGTTCTTCTGATTTCCCATTTGGGCAGTCAGGGGAAAAGAGGACGCACTGCCAGGAGCAGAATGAAAATGGGCTTCCTCTTGGATTATGTCCTACCTCATCCTAGCTCCCTGTGTGGACAAATCGTGTTTGATTGCTCCTTGCCCTGTGTGTCTTGGGAAATAAATAGAGATTTGGGAGCCAGGTATGACTTGTAAGGTGACACTAAACTAGCCACTCAAGGCCTTATGAAACATGTCTAGGCCATGAGTAAGGGAAATAATTACAAGACTGAAAATCACATCCTCTAGGATCTCTAGCCTTGGTTTTTCCACCTTATTGGGTAACCCAGTTTCTCTGAACCTCAAAATGTACATTCTtcttgttgtgttgtgttgtattatggggaagggagaggggcatGTTGAAGGCTTGGgagtaatagggtttgaactcggggcttcatgcttgctagactggtaccctaccacttgaacaacatcaCCACCAATTCtgttttgttgggtttgttttatgtttttgtgttttgtgctggaactgtggcttgaatatctcttagctttttctctcaaggctagcgctctatacttcagccagagctccatttcctgttttgtgctggttaagtggaaataagaggctcatggactttgctgcttgggcagacttcaaaccataatcctcagatttcaggctcctgaggtgctagaattacaggtgtgagccaccagtgcctagctaccctgttttgattttgttttgttcttactggttatttttgagatagggtcttgtgaacttttgtgTCTAGGCTGTATCCAACCACAGTCCTGTgctctcagtctcttaagtagctagaattacagacatgagccactggtgccccagctgtattgtttttgagacaagtctcactatatagctcaaGCTTGCCTTAAACACATGatcctcctggggctgggaatatggcctagtggtaaagtgctcgcctcatatacatgaagccctgggttcgattcctcaacaccacatatatagaaaaacagaagtggtgctgtggctcaagtggtagagtgctagcctttagcaaaaagaagccagggacagtgctcagaccctgagtccacaccccaggactggcaacaaaaacaaaacaaacatatgatcctcctgcttcagcctccccagtaTTATGCCCATaggtatgtactaccatgcccagctacactattcttttccttttgtttttttttttttttgttttgttttgtgttttttttttggccagtcctgggccttggactcagggcctgagcactgtccctggcttcttcccgctcaagggtagcagcactctgccacttgagccacagcaccgcttctggccgttttctgtatatgtggtgctggggaatcgaacctagggcctcgtgtatccgagacaggcactcttgccactaggctatatccccagccccatttccttttgttttattgtgctggtcctgggccttaaactcaggaccttggtgctgtccttgagctttttttctcaaggctagtgctctatcacttgagccacagatccacttctgtatttttgtggttaattgagataagagtcttatggactttcctatctggtctggctttaaaccatgatcctcagatctctgcctcctaagtagctaggattacaggcatgagctaccagtgcccagctacattattattttttttttttttgccagtcatggggtttgaactcaggccctgagaactgtccctggcttctttttgcccaaggccagcactctaccacttgagccacagagccacttctggctttttctatatatgtggtactgaggaattgaatctagggcttcatgcatgctaggcaagcactctaccactaggccacattcccagatggCTACATTATTCTTACATATGTAATTAAGAGTagaaattaagggctggggatatggcctagtggcaagagtgcttgccttgtatacatgagccctgggttgattccccagcaccacatatacagaaaacggccagaagtggcactgtggctcaagtggcagagtgctagccttgagcaaaaagaagccagggacagtgcccaggccctgagtccaagccccagaactggccaaaaaaaaaaaaaaagagtagaaattaatTTTGCCAGAAGCTTTTCATACACTTTTAGTCTGGCTTTCTGTAAGAGTTAAGGATTGCTTCTTTCTCTAGACCCATGAACTGTGAGCACTAGAGGTCAGGGAAAAGAGATGGGGATGGGGCCAGGATGTACCACACTGCCCCTAACTTCTCCTCCCCTCTAGGCCTGAAGACTGGCGGTGGTACATCAGGTGGCTCCAGTGGCTCCTTTCACTACACCTTTCATGGGGACCCCCATGCCACCTTTGCCTCCTTCTTCGGTGGCTCCAACCCCTTCGATATCTTCTTTGCCAGCAGCCGCTCCACTAGACCCTTCAGTGGCTTTGACCCTGATGACATGGATGTGGATGAAGATGAGGACCCATTTGGTGCCTTTGGCCGCTTTGGCTTCAATGGGCTGAGTAGAGGTCCAAGACGCGCTCCAGAACCACTGTACCCCCGGCGCAAAGTGCAGGACCCACCTGTGGTGCATGAACTACGGGTGTCCCTGGAAGAGATCTACCATGGCTCCACCAAGCGCATGAAGATCACAAGGCGGCGCCTTAACCCTGATGGGCGAACTGTGCGCACTGAGGACAAAATCCTGCACATTGTCATCAAGCGTGGCTGGAAGGAAGGCACCAAGATCACTTTCCCCAAAGAAGGTGATGCCACACCTGACAACATCCCGGCTGACATTGTCTTCGTGCTCAAAGACAAGCCCCATGCACACTTTCGCCGAGATGGCACCAATGTGCTTTACAGTGCACTGATCAGCCTCAAGGAGGTAGGTGCCTGctcaggttgtgtgtgtgtgtgtgtgtgtgtgtgtgtgtgtgtgtgtgtgtgtgtgtgtgtcctttccaCTTTTTCTCACTCTCGGCCTCATTTTCCCCAGGCGCTGTGTGGCTGCACCGTAAACATTCCCACCATTGATGGCCGAGTGATACCGTTGCCCTGCAATGATGTCATCAAGCCAGGCACCGTGAAGAGACTCCGTGGGGAGGGCCTTCCTTTCCCCAAGGTGCCTACTCAGCGGGGAGACCTCATTGTTGAGTTCAAAGTTCGATTTCCAGACAGATTAACACCACAGACACGACAGATCCTTAAGCAGCACTTACCCTGTTCCTAGGCTCTGCCCCAGCTAGTCCAGAGTCTACCACAGCAATACCCCACACTTACCCCATCTCATGTGCACCCAGCTTGATGTCCACTGGACACTGGCAACTTtttctaaaatgcaaaaaaaaaaaaaaaaaaaaaaaaagccactggtTTTCAGGAAAAAGTTCCTGTCCCTGACCCCTTTCAGAGCTGGGCTGCtttggggaagtggggggggaggtggggagagctAGCCCAGGCCAGGGGTCAATTTTCATGTCACTAGCTTTGAATCCAGTTCTCACTGCAGTGGCTGGTGACTTGAGTGCTACTTGAAGATATAGTTTCCTTGTCCATGCCTGTAAATAGCATGTCCTCCTCCCCTCTCAGCCTTGCTAaaacctttcctctcccttccctctggcttcttctcactggaggaggaaaaggatggaaaggacactgatctcccacccccaccccaggctcagtGTCCAAGGTTATTACACACATATTCATACATATGAAGCACTCATCTAGAGCTGTCTGTGCCTCTCCAGGagctgggaggagaggagatAGGATGGGAAGGTCCATAACCCATGAACAGGGCCATTGAGCACGAGACACTTTCATTTGGGGCAGGGAGGTAAACCAACCCTCAACAGCCTCCCCAACAGCTGCCCAGCCTACACACCATGGAGTTGGAGGTTCCGTCCTTCCTGCTGCTCTTGAgggtagagggaaaggaaggggggctGAGGCATTATGGCTAAGAGCTAGGGCAGGACTCATCTCCCAGCCATcatcagggagggaaagggcttTGGGGTCAGGTGGCAGCTATTTCCCACAAAGAGATTCAGGGTCACAGGTTTCTCCCCACacctctgaactcagggcctagccaccccaAACTTCCAAGTCCCATTTTTGTGCTATGTGAAACTACTTATTTCTTACCCTTAGAGGCTGTGTGAGGATTTTCCAGCCCTTTTATGCCTGTTGTGACTCCACCCACTCCCTCAGTTGTACAAAAGTCAATAGTAAAGGTCCTGGGGGAAGACTGCTTCAGCTGGTCCTGAGGTGGGGTCTTTAGGTTTTCTCACTTTGACAAGCCCCTGAATGTTTTTATAGtagtttttttgtatttttttgtaatGACAGTATTatggaataaaataaagtattttaaaaatatggcatCTGAGCAGGAGCGATGAACCCGGGATGGGGGCAGCTATGCAGCGCCTCTGTCAACTTCTCTTCAGGATCCTGGCCACCTTTGAGAGGACAAACAGGACTCAATGTAAACTGAAGTGGACTCTCACCTTTTCTAAGCTCAAGTCTTCTAGGAATTTCATAACACATACCCAAACCACAACGAAGAACATACCACTCAGCAATTAGAAGAAAGAGTTTGGACCTGGACTCCcccagtgtctcacacttgtaatactagctactcaagaggctgaagtctgaggatcaaggtgaagccagccagagcaggaaagtgccgctcagtttaaaccccaggaccagcacaaaaaaagaaagaaggaaggaaggagagtttgTCACTCATGATAAACAAGAACCATCTTCAGAAATTATCTTGATgcctggcaccagtagctcatacctgtaatcctagcgactctggaggctgagatctcaggattatggtccaaggccaatccaggcaaggaagtccataagactcttattctggaagtggagctgaagctcaagtagtagagtgctagctagccttgagcacaaaagctcaggaacagtacccaggccctgagttcaagctccagtgttttaaaaataatgtgggTATGAGatataacagattttttttcctgcttgtgtAAAGTTTCTCTGAATTAGAGGAATTTTCCTCctagaaaatgatggaggaggacTTTCTACCTCTGGTAGGAGACATACCCCCAAAGACAAAGCTTGAGCAGCAGAAAGGGTACCTATAAATTCTTGGGAGTCCTTGGACCATGCTGTTAGAGCCTGAGCTTGTGGGCATGACTCCTTGGGAGGCATGGAACTATTTGCTAGAATCTAGTTGCTAGTTTTCttgaatctcattttttttcctaggaTGTCTATCATGGTATCTGACCTGCCTGTTCCTGCTGAGACAACCCTGGCCTCAGAGCCTGAGTGACACTACATAGTGTGCCCCTTATCTTTTCCTCCAAGTCCGGTCAGAAAGGAGCCCTGGGGTAGCAGGAATGCCTGTCTGTAGGCTGGCAGTGCCTGGCTGGCCTCTTGGGGCTGACTTTCCTCCCAGCATGACAGCCGTATGTCTGGGATATGGCCCATAACCACTATACTCTTCTGAATTCTGTCCCTAGTCCATGAAGACTGCTACCTTCAGGTTGACCTGGCTCCATACAGAGGTGGGCACTGGCTTCACAGTAACCTTCCTGCCTTAACTTTCAACCTAGGATAGAGACACAAAAACAAGCCCTTCATCCTCATCCTTTTACCTGAGGTACTTTTTGCAGGAGGCTGTCCCTCCTACTGTCAAAACAGGGGTATTGTCCGCAAGATTGTCACTGGaaagtagagcaaaaaagctcaggaacaatgccccactcctgagtttaagcccaggacacacacacacacacacacacggaatattCTCAAGGTAATCAAATATTAAGGTCTAAAACAATAAACAGGGACTGAAATCATACAATCTGTATTCTCTGAccacaatgaaatgaaattagaaataaGTATGAGAAGGGAGTTGAAacacaccagggctgggaatatggcctagtggtagagtgcttgcctcatatacatgaagccctgggtttgattcctgagcaccacatatatagaaaaagccagaagtggtgctgtggctcaagtggtagagtgctgccttgagcaaaaagaagccagggacaatgcttaggctctgagttcagaccccaagactggcaaaaaaaaaaaaattaaaaagaaatgcaccaagctgggaatgtgacttactggcagagtgcttgcatagcatgcataaagccctgggttcgattcctcagtactgcactaacagaaacagccagaagtggtgctgtggctcaaggggtaaggtgctagccttgagcaaaagaagctcagggacagtgcccaggtcctgagttcaagccctaggactggcaacaaaaagaaagaaaaaaaaatacaccaacaTATGAAAACTAGAGGAAAGATTCCTAAATAACCAGTAGGTCAAAAAAACCACAAGTAAAACTACAAAATATTTAGATGTGAATGAAGATGTAAATATAACATACCATATTTGTGGAATGCAACATAAGTAATCAGAAGGAAATGTATACTTGTAACTGCTTATAttgaaagaaagtgaaagaaatagaagaaaaaggaagcatctcaaataaacaatttatatctaaaaacaaaacacaaaaaaaactagaaaataagcCAATGCCAgtacctcacacctataatcctagctactcaggaggctgagatctgaagatcatggcttgaagccagcccaggtaggaaagtccatgagacttatctccagttacacacacacacacacacacacacacacacacacacacacacacacaaagtggagct contains:
- the Dnajb5 gene encoding dnaJ homolog subfamily B member 5 isoform X1; this translates as MFKRTVLSCPPPAAPPLQARGAFRSFPHFWGEDFLASLMFKIQLEPLKLRAWTLNGFVKFRNKETSTGPVAVMGKDYYKILGIPSGANEDEIKKAYRKMALKYHPDKNKEPNAEEKFKEIAEAYDVLSDPKKRSLYDQYGEEGLKTGGGTSGGSSGSFHYTFHGDPHATFASFFGGSNPFDIFFASSRSTRPFSGFDPDDMDVDEDEDPFGAFGRFGFNGLSRGPRRAPEPLYPRRKVQDPPVVHELRVSLEEIYHGSTKRMKITRRRLNPDGRTVRTEDKILHIVIKRGWKEGTKITFPKEGDATPDNIPADIVFVLKDKPHAHFRRDGTNVLYSALISLKEALCGCTVNIPTIDGRVIPLPCNDVIKPGTVKRLRGEGLPFPKVPTQRGDLIVEFKVRFPDRLTPQTRQILKQHLPCS
- the Dnajb5 gene encoding dnaJ homolog subfamily B member 5 isoform X2, with the protein product MFKIQLEPLKLRAWTLNGFVKFRNKETSTGPVAVMGKDYYKILGIPSGANEDEIKKAYRKMALKYHPDKNKEPNAEEKFKEIAEAYDVLSDPKKRSLYDQYGEEGLKTGGGTSGGSSGSFHYTFHGDPHATFASFFGGSNPFDIFFASSRSTRPFSGFDPDDMDVDEDEDPFGAFGRFGFNGLSRGPRRAPEPLYPRRKVQDPPVVHELRVSLEEIYHGSTKRMKITRRRLNPDGRTVRTEDKILHIVIKRGWKEGTKITFPKEGDATPDNIPADIVFVLKDKPHAHFRRDGTNVLYSALISLKEALCGCTVNIPTIDGRVIPLPCNDVIKPGTVKRLRGEGLPFPKVPTQRGDLIVEFKVRFPDRLTPQTRQILKQHLPCS
- the Dnajb5 gene encoding dnaJ homolog subfamily B member 5 isoform X3, translated to MGKDYYKILGIPSGANEDEIKKAYRKMALKYHPDKNKEPNAEEKFKEIAEAYDVLSDPKKRSLYDQYGEEGLKTGGGTSGGSSGSFHYTFHGDPHATFASFFGGSNPFDIFFASSRSTRPFSGFDPDDMDVDEDEDPFGAFGRFGFNGLSRGPRRAPEPLYPRRKVQDPPVVHELRVSLEEIYHGSTKRMKITRRRLNPDGRTVRTEDKILHIVIKRGWKEGTKITFPKEGDATPDNIPADIVFVLKDKPHAHFRRDGTNVLYSALISLKEALCGCTVNIPTIDGRVIPLPCNDVIKPGTVKRLRGEGLPFPKVPTQRGDLIVEFKVRFPDRLTPQTRQILKQHLPCS